The Cetobacterium somerae ATCC BAA-474 genomic interval TAAAGCTGAATGTAAAGTGTTACTATATCCTATTATAAATCAAATAGAAATGTATATTAATTGTGGTTATAAAATAGATGGGATATACGGAATACAAGGTAGTCCAAGTTGTGGTGTCAATAAAACATGTAGAGGTAATTGGGAAGGTGAAGCAAGTTGTTATAAAAATTTAGATGATATTTTAAAAAGAGTTCATTTAGTTTCTGAAAAAGGAATTTTTATGGAAATTTTACAAGAGCTTTTAAAAGAAAAAAATATAGAAATAAATTTTTATGACATTGATGATTGGAGTGAAGAGATTGATTAAATTAGAATCAATAAAATTTTCTTATAATCAAGAAATTATATTCCAAGATTTTTCTATAAATTTTAAAAAAGGAAAATTTTATACTTTATTAGGGAAAAATGGCTCTGGAAAAAGTACTTTAATAAAATTAATTCTAGGTATAGAAAAAGTAAGTCAAGGAAATATATATATAGATAATTTAAATATAAGAGAAAGTCTTTTTCAATGTAGAAAAAATATAGGAATAGTATTTCAAAATCCTGATGAACAACTTGTAACTGATATTGTAGAGGAAGAAATTGCTTTTTCGATGGAAAATTATGGATATAGTTCAGATTTTATGAAAAGAAAAGTAGAAAAATTATTGAAAGAAATAGATTTTTTCGAAAAAAAGAATGAAAAGATATCTAAATTATCAGGGGGAGAAAAACAAAGAGTTTGTATAGCTTCTTCTTTAGTTTTAGACCCTAAAATTTTAATACTAGATGAAGGAACGGCGATGCTCGACCCAGAAAATAGAAAAATAATACTAGATATATTAAGAAATTTAAGTAATAAAGGGATGACAGTGATTTTAGTAACTCATCATTTAAATGAAATAGAATTTTGTGATGAAGTTATTTATCTTGAAAAAAATAAAATCAATTTTAACGGGCCTAAAAAGCTTTTTATGAGCTTTCTTGTAAAAAATGAGATAGACCAAGGGATAGAGTTACCTCCTATGTTTAAAGTCGCTAGAAGCATTTATTTAAGAACTAAAAAGGATGTTTCAGAAGATATTTTTAATTTAAATAAAATGGGGGAGCATTTATGGAAATCTCTTTAAAAAAAGTTAACTCAGGATATGATGAGATAATTTTGGAAAATGTCAATATGGAAATAGAAGAATGTTCATGGACATTTATAATAGGAAAAACAGGTAGTGGAAAATCAACACTTTTACAAACTATAGGATTTTTATTGAATAATATTCAAGGAGAAATCTTGTGGAAAGGAATTAATTTATCTAATTCTCAAAACTTAAAAAAATTTAGAGAAGCTACAGGATATATGTTTCAATATACTGAGAAACAATTTTTTAATAATACAATAAAAGAAGAGATTGAGTATATTTTAATTAAGAAAAAAGTTTCTAGAGAAGAAATTGATAGAAATGTAAATGAAGTTCTAAAACTTTTGAAACTATCTAACGAAATTTTAAATAAATCTCCATATGAAATAAGTGGAGGTCAAAAAAGATTAGTTGCATTAGCATCAATTTTAGTCACTTCTCCTAAATTATTATTATTAGATGAACCAACTGCGGGATTAGATTTAGAAAATAAAAAGTTATTTTTTGATGTCTTAAAACAATTAAAAAATAAAGGAGTTACAATTATACAAATATCTCATTTATTTGAGGATGTTTTAGAATATGGGGATAAAGTTTTTTTATTAGAAAATAAAAAAATTATAAATGAAGGAGTTCCCTTAAAAGTTTTAGAGAAATCTGACTTAGAATTTATAGAATTTTGTAAAATTATTAATAAATTTGGAATAGAAACAGAAAATATAAAAAACATAGATGAATTATTAGAGAGGATTGGGATAGATGCTAAAGAAAGATTTTGACCCTCGAATAGTATTTTATACAACTATAGGTTATATTATAGCAATTGGTTTTGCAAATAAATATTATCAGATAATTATAATTTTACCATTTATATTTTATCAAATGAAATTATTTTCAGCTGACTTAAACAAATTAAAAAGAATATTCAAGTATTCAATAGGACTTTTACTATCAATGATATTTGTAAATTTGCTCTTAATGAATAAAAATATAGAATATGTATTTCTTTCTACTTTTAGACTTTTAACAATTATTTTGTTAGTTACCTCTATGGTTTCTAAAATGGAGATTAGAGAGATTGGATTTGTAATAGAGAAGATGTTATCACCTTTAAAAATATTTAAAGTTCCAGTTGACTCAATAGGAGTTATAACAGCTTTGGCATTTAAATTTATTCCAATGTTAGAAGAAGAAAGCAAAAGAATAATAATAGCTCAAAAAGCAAGAGGCATTGATTATAAATTGATGAATCTGAAAGAAAAAATTAGCAATATTTTAACACTATTTTTTCCAGTGGTTATTTGTGGAATACAAAATGCAGTAAATTTAGCAATATCTATGGAAGTTAGAGGATATGGAAATGGGATTAAAAGAACTAGATTAAAAGATTATAAATTAGAAAAAAAAGATTATTTGTATTTTTTCTTTACTTTAATAATTTCTATTCTGTTTATTCTATTTTGCTTGTTTGCTTAAAATAAAAAAGCTAAGGTAACTCTTATGGAGTTGCCTTAGCTTTTTTTATAGCTGATAGAGCTAAAATTTCAGTGGGATCATAAAAATTTCCTTTGATTTTAAACATATTCATAGCAATTGGAAGTTCTGTACAACCTAAAATTATATTATCAATATTTTTTTCTTTAAATTTTTCAATTATATTTATTATTTTTATATGATTATAATTAAGTTGGTTATTTTTTATAACATTATAAATTAAATGCATAAGTTCTAAGATGTCTTCTTCTTCAGGAGGAATAATCTCAATATTGTACTTATTAAAAATATTTTGATATATATTTCCTTTTAAAGTTCCTATTGTGGAAAATAATGCTATTCTTTTTATATTAGGACTTTTATTTAGGATAAATTTAGCAGTTTCATCAATCATATTTAAAACTGGAATATTGATTGCTTTAGTTAAATCATTGTAAAAATAGTGAGCAGTATTACAAGGCATTATAAGGAAATCTGCCCCTGATTTTTCTAAAGTTTTAGCTGAAAGAATAATCTCTTCTAATGGACTTTCTCCGATTCCTAGAATAGCAGACGTTCTATCAGGAATTTTAGTATTATTATCAATAATTATTGGAATATGTTCATTATCACATTTGGCATCACTTGCTTTAATAATTTTTGTAAAAAGATCTGCTGTAGCTAATGGTCCCATTCCACCTATAATTCCAATTTTTTTCATAGAAATTTCCTCCTAAATAAAAGACTAACTATTATAATAGTTATTTATATTAGCGTTGTTATTGATTTCTCCAATTATCAAAGACTCTTTAGATGACATGATAACTGTGACACCAGGACCATGACCAGATTTTATGCAGTTGGAGTGAACAACTACACCAACGGTAACAGAACCTTTTAAATATCCTATTCCATATGTGTTATCACAATCTTCTAGAAGAACTAAATCACCAAATCTTAATTTATCTATTCCAAATTTTTTATTTTGTTCAGAATCAGCAGTCATAATGTCGTAATCACCATTAGATGCAGAAGCACTACCTATTCCTGATCCCATTAAGTATGCTGGGATTTTAGTTACAATAGGTACAATAAGTTTATTATCCTCTATTTTTATGTTTAATTTTTCAAATAAATTAGGATCTAGATTCATTACAGAGATTTTAGGATGAGTTAATAGTTTAAATCCTTGACCAAACCCTTTAATTTGTATTTTATCTCCAATAGACAAATTTTCTAGAACATCTTCAGGAAAATCAATAATAACATTATCTATTCCACCATGCTTACCTGTAACCCATCCTTTTTTACCTTTAGCATCACCAGTAATTACTTTTGCTTCATTTCCGATACAAGAGAGATTCATCAATGCGTTAGATTCTTTTTCTTTAGAGTGATGTATAGAAACACAGGGTTCAACATGATCTCCAGAGATATTCATACATGAATCACCAACTTTAAAGTTATAAGTAATTCCACATGTTCCAGGTAAAATTTCTGGAACTCCTTCAGAGGAAATTTTGTACCCTGTAAAAATTGGATGTCTAATCTCTCCTTGTAATGATATTTGTACAACTTCTTTTTTATTTGTTTTCATAAATAACTCCTTTTATCAAAATTTATAATTCAATTTCATAAAAACTATGATGTCCCATAGGACTAATTTTAAAATTTTTAACTTTTTTATTAATTCCAACATTATATTTAGGATAGTAAAGAGGAATTAGTGGAACATCTTCTTTAATAATTTCTTGAACTTTCGAATAAGCATTTAATCTAATTTCTCGATTTGTTGTTTCTCTAGCATTATTTAAAAGCTGATCAACCATTGTATTTGAATAGATAGTTCTTCGACCAGCACTAGGATCTGTTGCAGTATTAAAGACAGGGTATAAACTATAGTCAGCATCACCTGTAACATTTCCCCAACCTAATATTATAATTTCGTGCTCCTCTCTAGCTGTACCCTCTAGAAAAGCTCCCCATTCTAAAGATTCAATAGATGATTCTATACCAACATCTTTAAGCTGAGATTGGACTATTTGCGCAATTTGAAGTCTTGTTGCATCATCATTTGTCCATATTTTTGTTTTAATCTTATTTTCTAAATTTTCATTTTTTATAATCTCTTTACTAAGGTTAGGATTCCATTCTATTGGCTCAATTGATTGGTCATATCCAAAAACCCCTTTTGGAACAGGTGAATTTGCCTTAGTTCCAGAGTTTAAAACAACAGCTTCTATAATATCTTCAGAATTGATTGCATAGGCTATAGCTTTTCTAATATTCTTATTATTAAAAGGAGCCTTTAAAGTGTTAAAACCTAAGTAATTCATTCCAAATCCAGTATCTTCTAAAAGAATTAAATCTTTATTTGATTTAACCTGATTAATATCTATAGGAGCGATATTGATAGACATATCTAGTTCACCAGTTTCCAATCCAATAACCCTATTAGTCGCTTCATTTACAACTTTTATATTAATTTCATCAACTTTAGCAGGATTTTTAAAATAATTATTATTTTTACTTAAAATAATTTTATCTCCTGGAATCCAATTAGAGAGCTGGAAAGGACCTGTTCCAATTGGATTTTGTCCGTATAAATCACTATTTTGAATAACGGCTTTTTCATTTAAAATCAAACTTGCAGGATGAGCTAAATGATAAAGCATAGGAGCAAATGGATTAGATAATTCAATCTCTACAATATAATCAGATATTTCTTTAATTGTTTTCATAGGACCAACTATATGACTAACTCTAGGTGAACTCAACATTCTGTTAAACGTAAATACAACATCTGAAGCTTTTAGCTCCTCTCCATTATGAAATAAAACACCTTTTTTTAAGTTAAATTGATATTTTGTTGGTGAAATCTCTTTCCAACTTTCGGCAAGATTAGGAATAATATTTAAGTTTTCATCAACGTTAACAAGAGAGTCATATATCTGAATCATTACTCCTGCAGAGGGGCTATCGTTAGTTGCATGAGGATCTAGGCTTTTAGCATCAGCAGATTGTGCAACATTTAAAACTTTTTTATCCTCTTTGAAAGTTGTACTATTTTTTTCTCCACAACTAATTAAGAGCAAAAATGATGTGAATATACCAAATAAAGATTTTTTCATAAAATACCTCCCCTATTTATTTAAAAATTGTTATAATGTTTGTTAGTATAACATAAAGAATAAGAGATAAATAAATACTAATTTCCTAGTGCATTTATCGTAAAAAAATATAAATACTAAAAAGGAGAACTTTTTTCTATGGATATAAAACAATTAAAGTATTTTTTAGCAATTACAGAGGAAAATAGCATTACAAAAGCTGCAAAAAAACTTCATATTTCTCAACCGCCCTTAAGTCATCAACTAAAAATTTTAGAAGAAGAAATTGGAAGTAAACTTTTTGATAGAACAACAAGAAATTTAGAGATAACAGAAGTTGGGGAATTTTTAAAAAATAGAGCTATTCAAATATTAGAGTTAATTAATGAAACAGTAAAAGAAATAAAACAAAACCAAGAAGAGTTAGAGGGAATTTTAAAAATTGGATTTGTTGCTTCTTCAACAGCTGCATTAGTTCCAAAAGTAATACCAGAGTTTTCTAAAAATAATCCTGAAGTAAAATTTGAACTAAAAGAAGGCAGTACGTATAAGATTTTAGATTTATTAAATCATGGAACTATAGAGATTGGGTTTATACGTACACCGTTTAATTCTGAAGAATTTGATTGTATATATTTGTCTAAAGAGCCAATGATAGGACTCGTAGATAAAAATAAGTATTTCCAAGAAGTTAATGAAATTGATATCTCTTTTTTAGAAGGGTTACCACTGATAATAGATAAAAGATTTAAAAAAATAATTGTAAATGCTTGTTATCGAAAAGGATTTATTCCAAATATTTTACTAATTGGTGAAGATAGTAGAACTTTGATGAATTTGGCACAACAGGGAATGGGAATTGCAATAGTACCAGAAAGTTCAAAAAATTTAATATTTAGAGAAAACTCTAAAGTTGTAAAGATAAAAGATGAAGAGTTAGAAACACAAGTTGTTGTTGCTTGGTTAAGAAATAAAAAATTATCTTCAGTGGCAAAACACTTTTTAAAATTTTTAAAATAACATTTTGAATTAAATATAAAAGGTTACTATAGAATAAGTAACCTTTTAAAATAGTTATTAAAATGTATAAGTAAACCCTGAATAGAAAGTTCTTCCATTAGCTGGATCATAAAGAATCTCATTATTGGAAACACCCTCTTGATCATAGTTGTCTCTATTTAAGATATTATTAATACCTCCATATATTTTTAATCCGTTATTAAAGACATAATTAAGGCTTAAATCAAGAGTTATAAAACTTTGAGCCTCATACTTATTAGCTTTATCTAAATAGTATTTATCTTTATAATTAAAAGATAATATAGAGTTAAAATTATCTGTAAAATTAATAAGTGTTCCTAAGTTAGCATTTATTTTAGGAGTATATGGAACTTGATTGCCCTCTAAATTTGAATTTTTAGAATCCTCTTTAATTTTAGCATCTATATAAGCTAGATTTTCAAAGAAAACAAACTTTCCAAAAGTTTGTTCCAAACTCAATTCAATACCTTTTCGCTCAGTTTTACCAAAATTACCATAATACCATTCTTTTCCATGATAAACTTCGTTATAATAAATTTCATTTTTAGTTTTTCCAATGAATCCATTTAGAGAAACAAAACTTCCAAGGAGATAATCTTTAATTCCAATTTCTAAAGTTTGATTTGTTTCAGGCTTTAAATCATTTAAGATATAATCAGTTCCATCTTTATCTTGAAACTCTGTTGGAGCAGGAGTTCTAAAACTTTCTTCGAAACGAGTATAGATATTACCAGTATCAGAGTATAAATAATTTATGGCAAATTCATAGCTATCATTATGCATTGATTTTTTTATATAATCAGTTTTTAAACCTGTATCAACATAACCATTGTTGAGAAAAATAGGTTTTACTCTATGGTAATAGTGACTATTTTTTGTAGTATTATATTTTGTCCATTCTCTTCTATAACCTTGTAAAAATTCAAATTTATCAATAGATGTTTTATTAAAAACATAGATTCCGTTGCTTTCTTTTTTACTTGATAAATCGTAAACTTTATACATATCCATAAAATTACTAAAATCTCTTTTACTTTTTTGCTCTTTATAATCATAACCTAAAATTAAGTAACTATTAGTCATATAATTGTATTTTAAAGATGGATTGATTTTAAATTTTTCATCAGTAAAGGTACCGATATTATCGGCATAGTAATTTTTGTAATTAAATGGATTTGTTAAAGAGCCAAAGTTTGCATATGTAGCCTCTTTAGTTGTAACATCATTAGTATTTTTTTGATAGCTTCCGTTTAAATTAAATTCAAATTCATTATTAATTTTTTTAGTGTAATTGAAAGAAAATTCATCTCTTCTTAAGTTAGATTTATCTAAGATATCTCCAGTTCCTTCTAAAAGTGGATATTTATTACTTGAATTATTTTTAAGATATGAACCATCAAAATCTACACCAGATTGTGAAGAATTATTTTTTAATTGATCTTTAGTCAAAAGATTAGCTGTTTTATTTTTTTTATTGTAATAGGAATATTGTAACTTTAATTTATCATCTTTAGTTAAATTTAATAAAGTTGTAAAATCAACATGTTCTGAATTAATTTTTTCATTGTCTCTATTAGTTTGACTATTTTCTTTAGAATAATTTAATATGAATGACACATAATCGTTAACTTTAAGAGAAGTTCCTGTATCAAAGATATTTTCTCCTTTACTACCATATCTATACCCAATATTCCCATTAGTTTTCTCTATAGAGTCTTTTGTAATAATATTAACAAGTCCTCCAGTAAAACCATCACCATAAAGTACACCATTACCACCAGGTAAAATTTCAATTCTTTCAATTGATGATAAAGCGATAGAATTTAGAGGTAGTGTTCCGTGATTTATATCAACAGGATTAATAGATGTACCATCAACTAAGACTTGAACAGTTGCTTTTGAATTAATACCACTACCTCTCATTTGAATTGACTCTCCTACAGAGTTTCTTGTAATAGTAATTAAAGGTGAACTATTTAAAGTTTCAGTAACATTTTTAAAATTTTTTTCAGAAATTTCTTCTTTTGTTATTATTTGAATATTTTTTGGTGTATTTTGTATAGAATCCTCATATCCAACAGAAGATATAACACTTTTTTCTAAAAATACCCCATTTTCTTCTAGCTCCATAGAATAATTTAAAGTAGAAATTAAAATCCCCAATGAAATAAAATATTTATTCATAATCCCTCCGTTATAAAAATATTTGTCTGTCAAAATAATATTAGCACAACGTATTTAAATTTGCAATAAAATATATTTATAAAATAAAATATTTGATTATCAAAATAAAATATGCTAAAATAGTATAAATTATAGAGGGAGGATATTTATGAGGAAAAAATTATATTTAATATTAGGGTGTTTATCTTTGGTTTTAGGAGCTATCGGAGTATTTTTACCTCTTTTACCAACAACTCCCTTTATACTTTTAGCTGCATTTTCATTTGAAAGAAGTTCCGAAAAATTTTATAGATTGTTATTAGAAAATAGAATATTTGGAAAATATATAAAAGATTATACGCAAAAAAAAGGAATAACATATAAAAATAAAATTATTGCAATAAGTGTAATGACTTTAGGAATGGGGAAAGGTTTTCTTTCAATGCAAAATATTTATGGACGTGCATTTCTTTTAATAGTATATTTAGTAGTTTTAACTCATATTTTAAAATTAAAAACATTGAAAGAAAATTAAATTATAGAAGAGTTAATTTTCAAAGTTATATATATTTTATTAATAGATTAAATCGATAAATTAGTATATAATATAATGTATTTATATTGTGAGGTGATTGCTTTGAAATGAGTTAACTGAGGATGGGACTTTTAGGTTAAAAGTTAAAAATTTATTTGGCAAAGTGTTGTCTTAAAATATAAGTTAGGGAGAAGTACAAAATGAAAAAAATATTATTTTTACTAATAATTTTATCAACAATTTTATTAGGAAAGGATATCAAAACTAATGAATTACTAAAAAATCT includes:
- a CDS encoding CD3072 family TudS-related putative desulfidase — its product is MERGKKIIIVSHCILNQNCVVKPYAKKQDNFLKFIKNFVLNNYGIIQLPCPELFILGLKRWGHVKDQLEYPNFKAECKVLLYPIINQIEMYINCGYKIDGIYGIQGSPSCGVNKTCRGNWEGEASCYKNLDDILKRVHLVSEKGIFMEILQELLKEKNIEINFYDIDDWSEEID
- a CDS encoding energy-coupling factor ABC transporter ATP-binding protein produces the protein MIKLESIKFSYNQEIIFQDFSINFKKGKFYTLLGKNGSGKSTLIKLILGIEKVSQGNIYIDNLNIRESLFQCRKNIGIVFQNPDEQLVTDIVEEEIAFSMENYGYSSDFMKRKVEKLLKEIDFFEKKNEKISKLSGGEKQRVCIASSLVLDPKILILDEGTAMLDPENRKIILDILRNLSNKGMTVILVTHHLNEIEFCDEVIYLEKNKINFNGPKKLFMSFLVKNEIDQGIELPPMFKVARSIYLRTKKDVSEDIFNLNKMGEHLWKSL
- a CDS encoding energy-coupling factor ABC transporter ATP-binding protein translates to MEISLKKVNSGYDEIILENVNMEIEECSWTFIIGKTGSGKSTLLQTIGFLLNNIQGEILWKGINLSNSQNLKKFREATGYMFQYTEKQFFNNTIKEEIEYILIKKKVSREEIDRNVNEVLKLLKLSNEILNKSPYEISGGQKRLVALASILVTSPKLLLLDEPTAGLDLENKKLFFDVLKQLKNKGVTIIQISHLFEDVLEYGDKVFLLENKKIINEGVPLKVLEKSDLEFIEFCKIINKFGIETENIKNIDELLERIGIDAKERF
- a CDS encoding energy-coupling factor transporter transmembrane component T; translated protein: MLKKDFDPRIVFYTTIGYIIAIGFANKYYQIIIILPFIFYQMKLFSADLNKLKRIFKYSIGLLLSMIFVNLLLMNKNIEYVFLSTFRLLTIILLVTSMVSKMEIREIGFVIEKMLSPLKIFKVPVDSIGVITALAFKFIPMLEEESKRIIIAQKARGIDYKLMNLKEKISNILTLFFPVVICGIQNAVNLAISMEVRGYGNGIKRTRLKDYKLEKKDYLYFFFTLIISILFILFCLFA
- a CDS encoding aspartate/glutamate racemase family protein; this translates as MKKIGIIGGMGPLATADLFTKIIKASDAKCDNEHIPIIIDNNTKIPDRTSAILGIGESPLEEIILSAKTLEKSGADFLIMPCNTAHYFYNDLTKAINIPVLNMIDETAKFILNKSPNIKRIALFSTIGTLKGNIYQNIFNKYNIEIIPPEEEDILELMHLIYNVIKNNQLNYNHIKIINIIEKFKEKNIDNIILGCTELPIAMNMFKIKGNFYDPTEILALSAIKKAKATP
- a CDS encoding DUF4438 domain-containing protein produces the protein MKTNKKEVVQISLQGEIRHPIFTGYKISSEGVPEILPGTCGITYNFKVGDSCMNISGDHVEPCVSIHHSKEKESNALMNLSCIGNEAKVITGDAKGKKGWVTGKHGGIDNVIIDFPEDVLENLSIGDKIQIKGFGQGFKLLTHPKISVMNLDPNLFEKLNIKIEDNKLIVPIVTKIPAYLMGSGIGSASASNGDYDIMTADSEQNKKFGIDKLRFGDLVLLEDCDNTYGIGYLKGSVTVGVVVHSNCIKSGHGPGVTVIMSSKESLIIGEINNNANINNYYNS
- a CDS encoding ABC transporter substrate-binding protein; translated protein: MKKSLFGIFTSFLLLISCGEKNSTTFKEDKKVLNVAQSADAKSLDPHATNDSPSAGVMIQIYDSLVNVDENLNIIPNLAESWKEISPTKYQFNLKKGVLFHNGEELKASDVVFTFNRMLSSPRVSHIVGPMKTIKEISDYIVEIELSNPFAPMLYHLAHPASLILNEKAVIQNSDLYGQNPIGTGPFQLSNWIPGDKIILSKNNNYFKNPAKVDEINIKVVNEATNRVIGLETGELDMSINIAPIDINQVKSNKDLILLEDTGFGMNYLGFNTLKAPFNNKNIRKAIAYAINSEDIIEAVVLNSGTKANSPVPKGVFGYDQSIEPIEWNPNLSKEIIKNENLENKIKTKIWTNDDATRLQIAQIVQSQLKDVGIESSIESLEWGAFLEGTAREEHEIIILGWGNVTGDADYSLYPVFNTATDPSAGRRTIYSNTMVDQLLNNARETTNREIRLNAYSKVQEIIKEDVPLIPLYYPKYNVGINKKVKNFKISPMGHHSFYEIEL
- a CDS encoding LysR family transcriptional regulator; this encodes MDIKQLKYFLAITEENSITKAAKKLHISQPPLSHQLKILEEEIGSKLFDRTTRNLEITEVGEFLKNRAIQILELINETVKEIKQNQEELEGILKIGFVASSTAALVPKVIPEFSKNNPEVKFELKEGSTYKILDLLNHGTIEIGFIRTPFNSEEFDCIYLSKEPMIGLVDKNKYFQEVNEIDISFLEGLPLIIDKRFKKIIVNACYRKGFIPNILLIGEDSRTLMNLAQQGMGIAIVPESSKNLIFRENSKVVKIKDEELETQVVVAWLRNKKLSSVAKHFLKFLK
- a CDS encoding TonB-dependent receptor; this translates as MNKYFISLGILISTLNYSMELEENGVFLEKSVISSVGYEDSIQNTPKNIQIITKEEISEKNFKNVTETLNSSPLITITRNSVGESIQMRGSGINSKATVQVLVDGTSINPVDINHGTLPLNSIALSSIERIEILPGGNGVLYGDGFTGGLVNIITKDSIEKTNGNIGYRYGSKGENIFDTGTSLKVNDYVSFILNYSKENSQTNRDNEKINSEHVDFTTLLNLTKDDKLKLQYSYYNKKNKTANLLTKDQLKNNSSQSGVDFDGSYLKNNSSNKYPLLEGTGDILDKSNLRRDEFSFNYTKKINNEFEFNLNGSYQKNTNDVTTKEATYANFGSLTNPFNYKNYYADNIGTFTDEKFKINPSLKYNYMTNSYLILGYDYKEQKSKRDFSNFMDMYKVYDLSSKKESNGIYVFNKTSIDKFEFLQGYRREWTKYNTTKNSHYYHRVKPIFLNNGYVDTGLKTDYIKKSMHNDSYEFAINYLYSDTGNIYTRFEESFRTPAPTEFQDKDGTDYILNDLKPETNQTLEIGIKDYLLGSFVSLNGFIGKTKNEIYYNEVYHGKEWYYGNFGKTERKGIELSLEQTFGKFVFFENLAYIDAKIKEDSKNSNLEGNQVPYTPKINANLGTLINFTDNFNSILSFNYKDKYYLDKANKYEAQSFITLDLSLNYVFNNGLKIYGGINNILNRDNYDQEGVSNNEILYDPANGRTFYSGFTYTF
- a CDS encoding YbaN family protein; amino-acid sequence: MRKKLYLILGCLSLVLGAIGVFLPLLPTTPFILLAAFSFERSSEKFYRLLLENRIFGKYIKDYTQKKGITYKNKIIAISVMTLGMGKGFLSMQNIYGRAFLLIVYLVVLTHILKLKTLKEN